A region of the Fischerella sp. PCC 9605 genome:
TATTGGTTTGTTCGCCTATGCTTTGATTTGGGGCGATTGGCCAAATTATTGGCAGTATTTTTGGGGCGATCGCTTTCTTAATGGCATGAGTTTGGCATTTTGCCTGTTTTGTCTGTTATTTCCAACGGTCTTAGGTGATGATATGGCGCGGCGAGGATTCAATAATCCCCTCATATTTTGGGCTGTAGCACTTGTGCCATTATTTGGCCCACTTGCTTATCTCTGCTTGCGTCCCTCGCTACCGGAAAACACCAGGGTAGTTAACAATCGGGAGTCAACAGTCCGCAGTATTTATTAATAATGACCGCCTGAGTTTGTAAATTTCTGGTAGCTGCCACCAAGCCAGATGAGGGTATTCGTGGTGTTCTTTATGGTAGCCAAAATGATAGCAAGTGATAAATGATAGCCAAATTGGCAGTGAGGTAGTTTCAGCATAGTGAGGTTGAACATAACCTCTTGGAGGTTCTCTATGGGTCAGAAATGTACCAAAATAAAATAGTTGTAATGAACTTAATATTGAAGGTAAAGCCCAAAAAAAAGTGAGATTAGATATGGGTATATGGAATATGTAATGGACACCGTTATAAGCAATTATCCAAGTTATGATTTGTCCCCAACTCCAGTAATTTTTCATGAAATGAAAATACCAGGCAAATAAATTTTTATGTTTACCATCGTGGAAATCGGGGTCTAGTTCACTAGCAGGATGATGATGATGCATCCAATGTTTTTTTAATAATGTTTTATAAGATAAAAAACCATAAAAAAATAGGCAAATTGCTCCTATACAGTGATTAAATTTAATATTTTTAGGAAATACTACTCCATGCATAGCATCATGAGCAGTAATGAATAATCCTGTACATAGAAATGTTTGTGAAAAAATTGTCAATAATAATCCTGAAAAACTCAGTTTTGAGAAATCAATAGAAAGTAATACAAGCAAGTTAATTGTCCATAGCAATAGAATAACAATAGCTATTAAAATTCCTGCGGTACCAATAGGAAATTCACTAGTAATTTTTATTTGCTGACTAGGCCAGTTTTCTGATTGCATCATTTTTCTAAGTAGTAATTGGTATGGGGTTATTTTGACAAGAATTGTCCGAGTTGACAGTAAAAGCCGTCTTGGCTGGATGCAAACAAATTGATAGCCAAGACAGCGAATAATTAACAATAAGTTTAGGGAATAAGTTGAAGTACGTCGCGCAGTACGCTGTAGCCTTTTAGATCCCAAAGTAGGTATGCGAGAAAACCTATCATCGCAAAGCGCCCATTCCACAGTTCAGACTGGGGAGTAAATCCAAACTTAAACGCATTGCGATCGCTGTTATTGTATGCTTTTTCAGTTGCATCAGTAGGATAAGGTTCCATTGTTAAGTTTCCTTAAAAATTAACTTCTTTTTCATAGTAATTACCTAGTCAGCTAGCACTATCTATCTGTAGTCTCAAAATACAAACAAGTCTAAAGAATGAAATTTTCTGGGCTTTTAGAAAATAGATTTATACAAATTATTGTCTTTATTAAGTAATTGAGTAGAGGAATTTTATCGACAGTTAGATACTGAGGTATACCGAAAAACTCTACTCTATAGTAAGCAAAAATGTCAGCATATACAAATAGTTCCAATTTCGCAAAAAAATCTTACGCAAGTCAGAAGGTTTCCTAAAAATTGTTGACCAAACTAAAAAATAGTGAATAGCTTTTCAACTAAAAATATGGCTCCTACAGTACTGATTACAGGTGGATCTGAAGGTATTGGCAAAGCAACAGCTGTTTTATTCGCCCGTAAAGGATATGACCTTGTACTTGCAGCGCGTCATAGCGATCGCTTGCAAGCTGCGGCGCAGGAATTGCAAAACCTTGGTGGGAAAGCACCACTGACATTTGCTTGTGATGTTACAGATCCTGCACAGGTGAATGCACTAATCGAAAAAGCGTTAGACCATTATGGTTATATCGATGTGCTAGTGAATAATGCAGGTATTTATGCATCAGCACCAGTAGAAGAGTTTTCGCTGGAAGATTGGCATAAAGTTATAGATACTAATCTCTGGGGATATATCCACACAATTAATGCCCTTCTGCCTCATTTTCTCCAAAGAGGAAAAGGAACAATCGTCAATGTAAGTTCCATTGGTGGTAAAGTGCCTACTGCTTACTTAGTTCCTTACTGTACAAGTAAGTTTGCTGTTACAGGTTTAACAGAAGCGTTGCACGCAGAATTAAAACCGAAAAGAATTCACGTTTGTGGGATTTATCCAAATTTGATTAAAAGTCATTTCATGGAACGGGCAATTATTCGAGGTAAGGATGAGCAAGATACCCAAAGCCGTTGCCAACAAATAGAAGACATTCTGAAAAATCCTGTGGTGGAGAAACCAACAGATGTGGCAAATGCCATCTGGGATGCAGTCAAGGATCAGAAATCTGAAGTATTCGTTGGTTCCGCCAACTTTTCACAAGCGGTTAATCGGTTATTTCCTGGTTTATTCCAGTGGGCTTCTCGACAAATCTTCAAAAATCAGGATAAATAAAACCTGATTGGGATTGCTAAGTACAACATTGCACAAATTTGTAACTAATTAGACTCTGCGAGCCTCTGCGGTTACTCTGCTACCTGGTGCGTTTAAAAAAGCCACGATTTTACGCAAAGCTGCACTAGCTTACTCTGCTTACTCTACTCCTTAGACTGTGGAATCAACAACTTCGGACGCTGTAGCGAAGCTACTAACTCATACCACAACTGCTCATAACCCATAACCATTACATTAAAATGTTAATTCCAATGCAAAACTTTTTCTTTGACTATATTTCGACCATCACGAGAAACTTTTAATAATTTGCGGGTGAGAAGGTAACGGATATCACCATTCACAGCAACATACTGACTATCTTCCATATTCCCACTGGAATTATATTTTTGCAGTGGGAGAGCAATTCTGTTATTCCCATTTCTAGCAACAGCTACATAACTATCAGGTACTTCTCTACCGCAAATATACACAATAAAGTTTTTGGTTTCTGCTTCCACAAAGGTAGTATTACCATCAGGACAAGCCCTCGCTAAGGGTTGACCATCAGCCGCGATCACATTATTCACTTTTTCTCTAAAAACAACGCGATCGCGCCTATTTACTTTGGTTACTACTAATTCGTAAGGTGTCATCACGTATGTAGCTTCACCTTTTGTAGCAAGGTAAGTTTCACCAATTTTGCTACTTACAGGAATTGTAATTTTAGTACCTCCATTTTTAGTAAAACGTACGTAATATCCAAGAGGGCTTTTTTGATTTCCCCTACAAATAAACACATAATATTTATCTGTCTCAAAACTACGTGTTGGTAGCAGTTCGGTAGAAGGGCAAACTTTTTGTTGAGAGAGTTGCACTAGGTTATTACTTAATTTGTTTATTGATGCAGTTTCCTCTTTTGCCGATTCTTCAGCCTTTACCAAAGGTATGAAAAACAATAGGCAAACCATACCCACGAAGGCTAACTTGAAAGTTCCTTTGTGAGGGAATATAGATTGTAAAAAATTCATGTTTTTAAAGTTTTAAACAGTAAAATCACCGCCGCGGACTATTAGTCTGTGGCGTTAAATTATCAGTGTTTTAACGGAGGAAAAACTAAAATTATTATCCTATGATAAAAATGTCCAGTACAACTAAAAGTCCTGGACTTTGATATTTTTTTAAAAAAGTAATTGTTAAATAAAATTATTGTTATGACTGTTAGTAGTTAGTGGTTAGTGGTTGGTTGTTGGTGGTTGGTTGTTGGTGGGAACTATTAATCATTGACTCTTGACTTATTAAGACTCGCATTCCCGTCTAGTTATATGGTGGCGATAGCGAAACATTGCTTCTAGTTGCACCTGTACTAACCAACCACCCAGAAATTCAATTGGTTGTCCACCAGGCAAAGAAAAGGAAATCTCATCAGTCAACCTAGTTTTGCCATTTTCAGGTTCAAAATGATGTCGATGTACCCAATGATCAAAAGGCCCGGATATCTGTTCGTCAGTAAACAGGTGATATTCTTCGTATTCGGTATGACGCGCTAACCAACGTAAAGGCAATGGCCCAAGAAAAAGGCGAAACTCGGTGATAGCACCAACACCCAATCCTCCCTCCCGACGGACTACTTGTACTGGTTGCCAAGGGGGGTTAAGCAGTTGCAAAACATCCGGTCTTTCGTGAAATCGCCAAACTACTTCTACTGGTGCATTAATCACTGAGGAGTATTTAAAGTCCAGCATTGAGAAAAACCTCAAATTCAGCCTTCGTATTCAGTATCAATCTCGATATCAAGAGTGTCTTCATCGACACGGATATACAAAATATTGGGACGACAGCAAACTTGACAATCTTCTACGTAAGATTGCTGTCCTCCCCCACTCAAATCAACAAAAGTTAAATTTTGTTCCCCACAATAGGCGCAGTAATACTCTGCTGTATTTTGCATCGAAACTAATTCTCTATTTCAGTTCTAAGAATCTACTATTTTAGCGGCTGTAGTTCCTTTATGGATGATTTGAATTGACTTGTTGCATCTGCCAAATGTTTTACAAGTGTAGACTGTGGCAGGGGGCCGTGCAAGTGACTCCAAGGCAAGACTTGCTCTGTTGACCAGTTAGCATAAACGTAGAAATCTAAATCGGGGAGTGTTCCCTTAAGTTCTTTAAAAGCACGCTTGTAGCTACCCAAAGAATCACCAAAGTTGCGAGTAAGTTCTAAAAGTTTTGACAATCGGCGATCGCCCCTCGATAATAGAGCCTGAATTATAGACCAATTGTAACTTTCTGGGCGAAAGTCTATCCCCTGAGGCTTTAGCTGTTTTTGTAATAATTGCAACCGCTTTTCCGCTTGCCGATTCACTCCCAACCATTGAAACGGTGTATGTGACTTGGGTACAAAAGTACTGCATCCCAGTGTTAACCGCAAACCAGGAGCAGCTTTTTTTATATCGCGCATCATTGTCACGGTAGCATCTAAATCCTCTGGTTCTTCACCGGGAATTCCCACCATCCCATAGAGTTTTAAACCCGTTAACCCTCCAGCCTTAGCATTTACCGCAGCTTGGATAATTTCATCGTTGTGCAGCTTTTTGTTAATAATTTGCCGTAATCTCTCCGAACCACTTTCTACAGCAATGGTGAGGGATTTAGTATCTCGTTTCGCCAAAGTTTGTGCTAACTGCACCGTTACAGTATTGGTTCGCACTGAAGCAATGCTAAGACGAACATCATCGTATTTTGGCTGACTAATATAATCTAATAAACTCTCGAACTCTGGATGCTGAGTAACTGAAGCGCCTAGTAATCCTAGCCGATTTGTGACTTCTAAACCTCTTTCAATTGCCGGAATTAACGAACCTTCCAAACTCGCACTTCTAAAAGGCAAAGTGAGATAACTTGCCAAACAGAAACGACACATTTCTGGGCAACTTCTCACCACTTCCACCATGTAAATATTTTCCCAAGCTGCTTTTTCAGTCACCACCGTTGATGCTGATAAAGTATTGCCTCGATAAGTTTGCTTTTGTACTACAGCAGGAATTTCTGGTGAAATAGGATTGATTGACTTAATCGCACCATCGACATCGTGGTATTCCACCTCATACAAACAAGGAACATAAATTCCTGGTACTTGTGCGAGTGCTTTTAGTTGAGTTTGCCTATCAGCATTTCTCACTGCTTTATAAGCATTGATGAAATTATCCAGCAGGTTTTCGCCATCCCCCAACAAAATGACATCAAAAAAATCTGCAAAGGGTTCGGGGTTAGCAGTCAAAACAGGCCCACCACCAAAAACTATGGGATGATGATCTTTACGAGCAATTGCCCGGATAGGAATTTCCAGAGATTCCAACAAATTCAAAATATTCACATAATCCAATTCCCACGACATCGAAAAACCAAGTAATTCTGGCTGTCTTGGCAGTTGTTCGTGAATATCGGTGAATAAGCGACTCACCTGCACATCCGCACGCATAGCCAAAGTCGCCCACACCACCTGATAGCCAAGACTAGTTATACCCACACTATACTCATTGGGAAAGGCGAAGATAGTGGAAATAGCGTTGGTATCAGGAGTAGCGGGAGTAAATAGAAGGCGTTCAGCAGCGAATACAGATGATGTCACAGATGTTTTTTAGGGAATAGAGAATCGGGTTTGGGGGATAGAAAATCACTGAGTCCCCTGTGTTGCTATCTATATTTAATTTTAAGCCATAAAATTATGAGATTCAAAATTAAAATAATAAAATTGGCAATAATAATAGCTACATCATGACGAAAAATTCCATATAATAACCATAAAAAAATACCAATTATAAAAATAATCAGCATCGTGTATGAAACATCTTTAGCTGATTTTGTCTGCCATGTTTTAATCATCTGCGGCAAAAAGGCAAATGTAGTGAAGCTAGCAGCAACTAATCCTAAAATTGTCACACAGTCCATTGGATGCAACCCTTAAAAAATTTAGATTCAACTCCAGCCCTTTCAAAGTGTAAATCTAGCAAATGAAAATTTCTTGGTGTCTTAGTGTCTTGGTGTTTCAAAAATTATTTTTTCACCACAAAGGCACAAAGACACAAAGTAGATATTTCGCTACTTCCTGCCGACTTTCTAAGAGTAAAAATTATCTTTACAAACCCCGTATTTTCTACAACACCTGACACTGCCCATGATGCCGCAATAAATGGTCGCACAGCACTAGCGCCACCATCGCCTCAACCATTGGAACTGCACGCGGTAAAACACAAGGGTCGTGACGTCCTTTGCCTGCTAAGATTGTTTCTTCACCCTCATTTGTTACTGTTTTCTGCTCTTTTCTAATCGTTGCTGTTGGTTTAAATGCTGCACGAATAATAATATTTTCGCCGTTAGAAATTCCGCCTTGAATTCCGCCGGAACGGTTGGTGCGGGTACGAATTTCGCCGCCTTCATCAATATAAAATTCGTCGTTATGTTCAAAGCCAGTCAGTAGGGTTCCTGCAAAACCAGAACCAATTTCAAATCCTTTGCTAGCAGGGAGAGACATTACTCCTTTGGCTAGATCCGCTTCTAACTTATCGAAAACTGGATCGCCTAAACCTTTGGGTACATTTCGCGCTACACATTCCACCACGCCACCGATAGAATTACCTTCCCGCCGGATTTCTTCGATTAATTCAATCATCCGTTCGGCGCATTCAGCATCGGGACAGCGGACAATATTGCTTTCAACTTGTTCTAGAGTAACGATGTTGGGGTCAATGACGCCTTCTAAATTTTTGATGCGCTTGACGTAAGCGATGATTTCTACATCCGCAATTTGACGAAGGATTTTTTTGGCGATCGCCCCTGCTGCTACTCTACCGATTGTCTCCCGTGCCGATGATCTCCCGCCACCCTGCCAGTTGCGGATACCATATTTGGCATCATAGGTTGCATCTGCGTGGGATGGGCGATACTTCATCGCCATTTCATCATAATCTTGGGGGCGAGTGTCTTTGTTGCGTACTAAAATTGCGATCGGCGTGCCCAGGGTTTTGCCTTCAAATACACCGGAGAGGATTTCACATTTGTCTTCTTCTTTGCGAGGCGTGGTAATTTTACTTTGTCCTGGACGTCTCCTATCTAGTTCTACTTGGATTTCCTCTGCTGAAATTTCTAGTCGGGGAGGACAACCATCAATGACAACTCCCACACCGCCGCCGTGGGACTCGCCAAAAGTGGTGACGCGAAATAGATGTCCAAATGTGTTGCCCATGATGTTGAGGAGGTATTGTCTCGACTATTTATCTTACATGAAGTTTTGTTATAAACACTAAGATAAAAGTTTTACGATACACCTTGTCTATTTGAGTTGTGAAAAATATATTTTTAACGAACCGCAGAGGACGCAGAAGACACAGAGGTAAGAAGAGAAGAGAGTAGGATTGCTATGTAATTTCCGTTTTGAAAATAAGGATGCCCAAAATAAAAGTAAATTTGAAGATAAGTTTTTGTACGCTCAATTATGCCCCAAGCTAGAGTTTTTGTTACCCGCCGTCTACCAACTGAATTACAACGACTGCAAGAAATTGCGAATGTTGAAGTTTGGATGGGACGCGAACCGCCTCCTTATGAAGTTTTGCTGGCAAAGGTGAGGGAAATAGATGGGTTACTGTGTTTGCTGACTGACAAGATTGATAGACAATTGATAGAAATTGGAACGTCCCTTAAGGTGATTAGTCAAATGGCAGTGGGGTACGATAATATTGATGTCCCGGCTGCGACGGCACGTCAGATTCCAGTTGGTCATACTCCAGGTGTTTTGACAGATGCGACTGCTGACTTAACTTGGGCGTTATTGATGGCAGCTGCACGGCGAGTGGTAGAGGGAGATCGGTTTACCCGTGCGGGAGAGTGGCGGACGTGGGAACCGGATTTGTTACTGGGGCCAAATGTAACAAGTGCGACGTTGGGGATTGTTGGTTTTGGGCGCATTGGTCAGGCGATCGCTCGTCGTGCTAAAGGTTTTAATATGCGAATTCTTTACACCAGTAGACATAGATGCGATCCAGAATTAGAACAATCGCTAGGTGTAGAGTTTGTTAAGTTTGAAAGTTTGTTGCAAGAGTCAGATTTTGTCACAATTCATACGCCTTTATCTGACGATACTTATCATCTGTTTGGCGAACCGCAATTTGCACTGATGAAGCCATCTGCCATTCTCATTAATACAGCAAGGGGAGCAATTGTAGACTCAGATGCTTTGTACCAAGCATTAAGCAGTGGTGAAATTGCGGGTGCTGCGATCGATGTCACGGAACCAGAACCAATACCAATTGATAGCCCATTGCTGACTCTTGATAACTTAATTATTACTCCTCACATTGGTAGTGCTAGCCGCCAGACACGGGAAAAAATGGCAAATATGGCAATTGATAATTTGATTGCTGGGTTGAAGGGAGAAAGATTACCTTATTGTGTTAACCCAGAAGTTTACGATGTGGTTAGTGGTTAGTGGTTAGTAGTTAGTGGTTGTAGAGACGTGCCATGGCACGTCTGTACATTGGTTAGTGGTTAGTGGTTAGTAGTTGGTTTTTTACCACTATCCACTATCCACTAACAGTCACTACGAGAAATACGCTTATTTACAGCTACTTACCACTTGTGTTTTATCCTGTCGTAAATTTCTACATAATCTGCCCCAGGATGGTTCCACGAGTAGTCGTACTCCATACCTGCAATGGCGAGTTTGCGGAACTCTTCAGGATATTCGTACCACAGTGCGATCGCCCGATCCATTGCTGACTCTAAAGCATGATGATCTGTCTCGTAAAACACATAGCCATTACGTTGTTCTGGTGGTACATTCTGGTCGTAGTCTCGGTCAAATACTGTATTTACCAGTCCACCCACGCCGCGAACAATCGGTACTGTGCCGTACTTCAAACCAATCATCTGAGTTAATCCACAGGGTTCGTAATTACTGGGGACAATAATCATATCTGCCCCTGCATAAATTAGGTGGGATAATTCTTCATTAAAACCCAATTCTAAATGCACATCGGGGTTACTGTTTAAAAATTGTTTTTCGTGTTGGAAATGAGCATTGATTCCTAGTTCTGTTGCTGAACCTAGTAATACAAATTGCGCTTCTTTGTTGAGTGCGTGATAAATGGCGTGATGAACAAGATGCACACCTTTTTGATGATCTAATCGACCGATGTAAGCAATAATTGGTTTGTCAGCATGGCGGAGCATGAGGCGCTCTCGTAGAGCTTTTTTGTTATATACTTTTTGTTCAAAATCATCCCGTGTATAGTTATAAGGAATGTAGCGATCGATTTCAGGATTCCAAAAATCGTAATCAATACCGTTGAGAACCCCAGTGAATTTATCTTGGTGCAAATGCAAGGTATGACCTAAACCACAGCCAACATCCGTAGTACGGGCTTCCCAAGCATGGTGGGGTGAAACTGTGGTTACAGCATTCGAGTAAACAATGCCCCCTTTCATAAAGTTCAAGGCAAAGGGGTTAAAATTGTCACGCAGCTTATCGTATTGGAAGTAATAAGGCTCGCGATTTAAGCCTGTTCCCCAGAGAGTATCTGCACCGCCTATTCCCTGATGCTTAAAGTTGTGGATGGTGTAGCAAACCCGTTGATACTCCATCCCATGATACTTGTACATTTCATAGAGCATGACTGGAACTAAACCTGTCTGCCAGTCATGGCAATGAATCACATCGGGTCGCTTATTACTTTGAAGCAGAAATTCCAAAGCCGCTTTGCTGAAGAACGCAAAGCGCATATTGTCATCATCGCAACCGTAGTAGCAGCCTCGATTAAAGAAATTATCTTGAGAGTGGGGTTCAATAAAGAAACACACCCGTCCGTGTACCCAACCGCAGTACACAGAACAGTGAATTGCACCACCATACCAGGGTACCCATAAGTTTAAATAGGCATCATGAAGTCCCCAAATATGGTCGTAGCGCATACAATCATATTTGGGCAGAATAATCTCAACGCAATGCCCCCGCGTCTCTAATTCCCGACTCAGACCGTAAACAACATCCCCTAAACCTCCTGCTTTAATCACAGGAGCACATTCCGAGGCAATCTGTACAATGTACATCCCTAGCTCTCGCTTCACAAAACTTCATATTTACTATATTCCAATCAGTACATGAAAAATGTACTCATTGACAAGGGATTAGCTGGGTGATAAGAAAAAACTTTGAATGCACGCCCAATCATAATGAAATTTATCGGTATCGATTTAGGCTGGAAATCGCAACCAAGCGGACTATGTTGTTTAGAATGGTCAGACAATCAATTACACATTTTAGACATAGACCGCAAAGAATCCATTGCAGATATCCTCACCTGGATTGATAGCTGTGTATTACCAGGTGAAAGTGCCATCATTGCCGTAGACGCACCTACCATCATCCCCAACACTACCGGAAGTCGCTTACCTGACAAACTCACACACAAACATTTTGGCAAATATCACGCTGGATGTTATCCTGCCAATCTCAGTCTTCCCTTTGCAGAACGCACCGTCAACTTTGGCTTAGAATTAGAAACTCGCGGTTTTGTCCACGCACCCACCATCGAACCGCAAAAACCTGGTAGATATCAAATAGAAGTCTTTCCCCACCCCGCAATAGTTCATCTATTCGGCTTAGAACGCATCCTCAAATATAAAAAAGGACGCCTCAACGAGCGTCGCTTAGAATTAATTAAACTCCAAAATTACATTCTTGATATCTTACCTACTCTTAAACCACCTTTGGTCTTTGATCGGACATCACCCCATCCCCCCATCACCCCATCCCCCTATCTATTGATTCTCCCCCAAATCCCTACCACCGGCGCAGCACTCAAAGCAGCCGAAGATAAACTAGATAGCCTAATCTGCGCTTATGTAGGCGCACATTGGTGGTATTGGGGAGAACAACGTAACTTAGTGTTGGGCGATCGCACTACTGGTTATATTGTCATTCCCCAAAGAATGTAGGGGATTGGGAATTGGGAATTGGGATTTAACGATTATCTTTGCCCCATGCCCCTTGCCCTTGCCCCAATACCTAATCTTACTGCGCCCAGAGAATCAACCTTGGTTCATAGGGACTAGAAAGGTACTTATGTTTAGGCAATACACGCAAAGATAAGCCTTGTAAACCAGAGGTGGTATATATGACATTAGCCGTGTAAATACTGAGTCCTTGTGTATCTTCTCCTTGGTATTCCATTACCACGGGTATACCGTTGACAATCTCACCATTGGCATCTATTGAGCCTTGATATAACTCTACCTGTACGTCATTATTCGTCAGAGTTGCCAAGTCAACCTTGGCTTTGACGGCAACAGTTTGGTTAACCTCAATATCAGGCCCTACAGATACATCAATATCTTTGATCTTGATGTCGTACCAATGGTCGGTAAGTTTTGCTTTCCAAGCCGCCAGTTCTTTCGCTGGAGCATAGTTATCGCTATAGAGGGTATAGTAGCGATCGCTGGCTGGAAAATATGCTCGCTGTGCATATTCTCCTACCATCCGGGCTGTATTAAAGAACGGACAATTCAACCGGATTGCATCCTTCATTTTGTCAATCCAGCGTCTTGGCAAGCCATCCGCATCGCGATCGTAAAACAGCGGTACGACTTCTTTTTCTAAGATGTCGTACAGGGCATTGGCTTCTACTTCATCCTGATAAATAGGATCGTCATAAATTTCGCCATGTCCTATTGCCCAACCGGTACGGACATAGTCAGCTTCATCCCACCAACCATCAAGCACGCTTAAATTCGGCAATCCATTCATCGCCGCTTTCATACCGCTAGTACCAGAGGCTTCACGGGGACGACGCGGTGTATTTAACCAGACATCACAACCCGCTACCATCAACCGAGAAATATATATGTCGTAATTTGGAACAAACACAATCTGTTTTTCCAAACCCTGTTCGCGGATGAAATGATTGATGTCGCGGATGAGTTCTTTACCAGGAATATCTTTGGGGTGTGCTTTCCCAGCAATGACAAATTGGACTTTGCGGTGTTTGTTACCCAACAAAATCTGCTTGATACGCTCTACGTCTCTCATCCAGAGAGTAGCACGTTTGTAGGTAGCAAAACGACGGGCAAAGCCAATCGTTAAAACGTAAGGATCGAGGACTTCTTGGGCTTGGGCAATTTCACTGGGAGAAGCACCGCGATCGCGTAAATGCTTTACTAGACGCTCCCGCACATATAAGATCATATCCAAGCGGCAGCGCTCGTGATTGCGCCACAACTCTTCATCGGGAATAGCGTCCATGCGATCCCACAGCGGGTGATCGGTTGGTGCAGATGACCAATTTGGGCCAAGATAGCGATCGTACAACTCCTGAGTCGATTTAGCGACGCAACTACGGGCATGCACACCGTTAGTAATCGCATTAATTGGCACTTCCTCTACGGGCACATCAGTCCACAAGCCCTTAAACATCTGCCGCGACACCGTACCGTGCAGCTGTGCCACACCGTTAGAAAACGCCGCCATCTTGAGTGCCAATACTGCCATACTGAAAGGCGCAGATAAATCACCCGTATTTTCTCGCCCTAGTGCTAGAAATTGGTCTTTGCCCAAGCCAAAGATATCTGCATAATGCCCTAGGTAGTGCAAAACTTTGTCTGGGGAAAACAAGTCGATTCCAGCTGGCACTGGCGTATGGGTAGTAAAGATATTTGTAGAACCTACCACTTGCCGGGCTTCGGCATAACTCAGTCCTTGTTCCTCAATCAGGATGCGGATGCGTTCCAGAGCAGAGAACGCCGCGTGTCCTTCATTCATGTGGTAGGCTGTGACATTATACCCCAGCGCTTTTAACATCCTGACCCCACCGATACCCAGCATCATTTCTTGGTGGATACGCATATCAATATCACCACCGTAAAGTTGGTCGGTGATATCGTGATCGTAAGGATTGTTGGGTTCAATGTTAGTGTCGAGCATATACAACGGCACCCTTCCCACCTGTACGCGCCAAACTCTAGCGTACACA
Encoded here:
- the glgA gene encoding glycogen synthase GlgA; its protein translation is MYIVQIASECAPVIKAGGLGDVVYGLSRELETRGHCVEIILPKYDCMRYDHIWGLHDAYLNLWVPWYGGAIHCSVYCGWVHGRVCFFIEPHSQDNFFNRGCYYGCDDDNMRFAFFSKAALEFLLQSNKRPDVIHCHDWQTGLVPVMLYEMYKYHGMEYQRVCYTIHNFKHQGIGGADTLWGTGLNREPYYFQYDKLRDNFNPFALNFMKGGIVYSNAVTTVSPHHAWEARTTDVGCGLGHTLHLHQDKFTGVLNGIDYDFWNPEIDRYIPYNYTRDDFEQKVYNKKALRERLMLRHADKPIIAYIGRLDHQKGVHLVHHAIYHALNKEAQFVLLGSATELGINAHFQHEKQFLNSNPDVHLELGFNEELSHLIYAGADMIIVPSNYEPCGLTQMIGLKYGTVPIVRGVGGLVNTVFDRDYDQNVPPEQRNGYVFYETDHHALESAMDRAIALWYEYPEEFRKLAIAGMEYDYSWNHPGADYVEIYDRIKHKW
- a CDS encoding DUF429 domain-containing protein; its protein translation is MKFIGIDLGWKSQPSGLCCLEWSDNQLHILDIDRKESIADILTWIDSCVLPGESAIIAVDAPTIIPNTTGSRLPDKLTHKHFGKYHAGCYPANLSLPFAERTVNFGLELETRGFVHAPTIEPQKPGRYQIEVFPHPAIVHLFGLERILKYKKGRLNERRLELIKLQNYILDILPTLKPPLVFDRTSPHPPITPSPYLLILPQIPTTGAALKAAEDKLDSLICAYVGAHWWYWGEQRNLVLGDRTTGYIVIPQRM
- the glgP gene encoding alpha-glucan family phosphorylase codes for the protein MQPIRTFNVSPSLPPRLEPLRKLAYNLHWDWNVETKDLFRRLDPDLWESSHHNPVLMLGTISQARLMEVVEDEGFLAQMDRAALQLEDYFKERTWYQKTREKGSGTRDKGQVGQARNSPLSFPDPQSPIPDPRFPECYAYFSAEFGLVDCLPIYSGGLGVLAGDHLKSASDLGLPLVGVGLLYQQGYFAQYLNADGWQQERYPINDFYNMPLHLERNPDGSELRIAVDYPGRTVYARVWRVQVGRVPLYMLDTNIEPNNPYDHDITDQLYGGDIDMRIHQEMMLGIGGVRMLKALGYNVTAYHMNEGHAAFSALERIRILIEEQGLSYAEARQVVGSTNIFTTHTPVPAGIDLFSPDKVLHYLGHYADIFGLGKDQFLALGRENTGDLSAPFSMAVLALKMAAFSNGVAQLHGTVSRQMFKGLWTDVPVEEVPINAITNGVHARSCVAKSTQELYDRYLGPNWSSAPTDHPLWDRMDAIPDEELWRNHERCRLDMILYVRERLVKHLRDRGASPSEIAQAQEVLDPYVLTIGFARRFATYKRATLWMRDVERIKQILLGNKHRKVQFVIAGKAHPKDIPGKELIRDINHFIREQGLEKQIVFVPNYDIYISRLMVAGCDVWLNTPRRPREASGTSGMKAAMNGLPNLSVLDGWWDEADYVRTGWAIGHGEIYDDPIYQDEVEANALYDILEKEVVPLFYDRDADGLPRRWIDKMKDAIRLNCPFFNTARMVGEYAQRAYFPASDRYYTLYSDNYAPAKELAAWKAKLTDHWYDIKIKDIDVSVGPDIEVNQTVAVKAKVDLATLTNNDVQVELYQGSIDANGEIVNGIPVVMEYQGEDTQGLSIYTANVIYTTSGLQGLSLRVLPKHKYLSSPYEPRLILWAQ
- a CDS encoding 2-hydroxyacid dehydrogenase, coding for MPQARVFVTRRLPTELQRLQEIANVEVWMGREPPPYEVLLAKVREIDGLLCLLTDKIDRQLIEIGTSLKVISQMAVGYDNIDVPAATARQIPVGHTPGVLTDATADLTWALLMAAARRVVEGDRFTRAGEWRTWEPDLLLGPNVTSATLGIVGFGRIGQAIARRAKGFNMRILYTSRHRCDPELEQSLGVEFVKFESLLQESDFVTIHTPLSDDTYHLFGEPQFALMKPSAILINTARGAIVDSDALYQALSSGEIAGAAIDVTEPEPIPIDSPLLTLDNLIITPHIGSASRQTREKMANMAIDNLIAGLKGERLPYCVNPEVYDVVSG